A window of Macrotis lagotis isolate mMagLag1 chromosome 1, bilby.v1.9.chrom.fasta, whole genome shotgun sequence genomic DNA:
CCCCAGACTGCAGTATTCAGAGGAATGATAGGACATAGCATGGTAAATAgtaaaattcttcttttacacAAACCACGGGTCTGGTGGGAGCTGGAGGGTCCACAAGTACCTCTACGACCAGACTGCCTTGCCATCGTGAATAACTTTGTGTTCTTGTTAGGCGGGGAAGAACTGGGGCCAGATGGTGAATTCCATGCTTCCTCCAAAGTGTTCAGGTATGACCCAAGACAAAATACATGGCTAAGAATGGCAGATATGTCTGTACCACGTTCAGAATTTGCAGTTGGTGTTATTGGTAGGTACATCTATGCTGTGGCTGGAAGAACAAGAGATGAGACATTTTATTCAACAGAGCGTTATGACATCACTGAAGACAAATGGGAATTTGTGGATCCTTATCCAGTCAACAAATATGGACATGAAGGGACAGTGCTTAGTAACAAGTTGTTCATCACTGGTGGAATTACCTCATCTTCCACTTCCAAACAAGTGTGTGTATTTGATCCTAGTAAAGAAGGGACTGTGGAACACCGAACAAGAAGAACTCAAGTAGTTACTAATTGTTGGGAGAATAAGTGCAAAATGAATTATGCGAGATgctttcacaaaatgatttctTACAATGGTAAGCTTTATGTGTTTGGTGGTGTCTGTGTGATCTTAAGGGCCTCTTTTGAGTCACAAGGATGTCCTTCCACAGAAGTTTATGACCCAGACACTGATCAGTGGACTATCTTGGCATCAATGCCGATTGGTAGAAGTGGTCATGGTGTAGCTGTATTGGACAAACAAATAATGGTTCTTGGAGGCCTTTGCTATAATGGTCATTACAGTGATTCTATTCTCACATTTGatccagaagaaaataaatggaaagaagatgAGTACCCTCGGATGCCCTGTAAACTCGATGGTTTACAAGTATGCAGCCTTCATTTTCCTGAATATGTATTAGAGCATGTTAGACGTTGCAGCTAAAAATGTACATCTTCTCCTTGAAAGAAAGCAAAGCGTAGTATTTAAGGCTCTTAAGTACTTGTTGGTGTTGTAGTAgttattaaatgcataaaagaaacaGGGAATGCACCTCACCAGTTTTACTAGCAATGCCATTGTTAGGGtattgtaaaattttcttttcttcttgcatttttcccccttttcagtGACCTCATGAGCTCATGCAGTCAGTTCATTCTAGAAAATAGCAGTTAACTCTTATAGCCTCTGGAAGCAGTTGAATAGAATGATCCACTTGTCTGGAAAATTGATTTAATatcttaaaaaacatttttaaagtgtcAAGGTTGGACTTGGTAGTCTTCCAGAAGAAGATCTACCTTCAAGTGTCATTCAAAGTGATTTCGGTCATTTCTTCTATCTAAAGTCTTTTGGATTGCTCATTATGTCAATGTTTCACTTTTGGTTTTGTCATACAAACAGCTTAAAACTAACTTTTTGCATGGCTTTTGTATAGTAGTCTgctgaaaatgaaaagatataaattttctaCTAAATTAACAACTTTTTATACCCAAAACACTATTTCTATGCTGCCTTCTATTGTCTGCATTGTGTTTGTAAGTGAAtaaaatatatgcacatgtgAATACATAATAAAATCTATATACGGTGCATCTTTTGTGTGGTTAGGATCTTACATTTTTAATTAGTGCACAAATTGTCAGTCATACTTGTTGAGTTTTTAGATGTAGTAACATCTTTTCatgtattaatattaaaaaaatttaaagtaactgGAGGCCTCATTTGGTATCAGAGTATCCTATCTTTGGTATTTACTGATTGATTCAGTAACATTTGAACTCTTTATATTCATGATACATATATAAACTCATGGaaattaagattttatatttatttaaaagtaaatagTAAGGTGTAAACC
This region includes:
- the KLHL15 gene encoding kelch-like protein 15, which encodes MAGDVEGFSSSIHDTSVSAGFRALYEEGLLLDVTLVIEDHQFQAHKALLATQSDYFRIMFTADMRERDQDKIHLKGLTATGFSHVLQFMYYGTIELSMNTVHEILQAAMYVQLIEVVKFCCSFLLAKICLENCAEIMRLLDDFGVNIEGVREKLDSFLLENFVPLMSRPDFLSYLSFEKLMSYLDNDRLSRFPEIELYEAVQSWLRHDRRRWRHTDTIIQNIRFCLMTPSSVFEKVKTSEFYRYSRQLRHEVDQALNYFHSVHQQPLMEMKSSRIRSAKPQTAVFRGMIGHSMVNSKILLLHKPRVWWELEGPQVPLRPDCLAIVNNFVFLLGGEELGPDGEFHASSKVFRYDPRQNTWLRMADMSVPRSEFAVGVIGRYIYAVAGRTRDETFYSTERYDITEDKWEFVDPYPVNKYGHEGTVLSNKLFITGGITSSSTSKQVCVFDPSKEGTVEHRTRRTQVVTNCWENKCKMNYARCFHKMISYNGKLYVFGGVCVILRASFESQGCPSTEVYDPDTDQWTILASMPIGRSGHGVAVLDKQIMVLGGLCYNGHYSDSILTFDPEENKWKEDEYPRMPCKLDGLQVCSLHFPEYVLEHVRRCS